Proteins from a single region of Dehalococcoidia bacterium:
- a CDS encoding phosphatase PAP2 family protein has product MSSRPPSPQHRWRQLLPRFGRRDLLEALIVAVGFLAYFGVRGAVIDRPEEAYWHARHIIDIQQRLGFFWEDDLQRNLGDNLFVVQAFNIIYFWLHFPLIIAFGIWCYYWRRSKYTLLRDAFLSSGAIALIVYWAYPVAPPRLLPDLAAQFDPHAPAYITGFVDTMQRYLGYAYQSQETAAFVNPYAAMPSLHFGWDLLLGIGVVWCFWGSRLAWVMVPVGIFLPASQVFAITVTANHFFLDAAAGAVVSLMGFPVAIALQRWVYPRLGEAVRRLPWPTLRRLLLVEGDQRAPSGLAK; this is encoded by the coding sequence ATGTCCTCTCGGCCGCCCTCCCCGCAACACCGCTGGCGCCAGCTACTGCCCCGCTTCGGCCGGCGAGACCTGTTGGAGGCCCTCATCGTCGCTGTGGGCTTCCTCGCCTATTTCGGGGTGCGGGGCGCCGTCATCGACCGTCCCGAGGAGGCCTACTGGCACGCCCGTCACATCATCGACATCCAGCAGCGGTTGGGCTTCTTCTGGGAGGACGACCTGCAGCGCAACCTGGGCGACAACCTGTTCGTCGTCCAGGCCTTCAACATCATCTACTTCTGGCTCCACTTCCCTCTCATCATCGCCTTCGGCATCTGGTGCTACTACTGGCGCCGCTCCAAGTACACCCTCCTTCGGGACGCCTTCCTCTCTTCGGGGGCCATCGCCCTCATCGTCTACTGGGCGTATCCGGTGGCACCGCCCCGGCTCCTGCCCGACCTGGCGGCCCAGTTCGACCCCCACGCCCCGGCCTACATCACCGGGTTCGTGGACACCATGCAGCGCTACCTGGGCTACGCCTACCAGAGCCAGGAGACGGCCGCCTTCGTGAACCCCTACGCTGCCATGCCTAGCCTCCACTTCGGCTGGGACCTGTTGCTGGGCATCGGCGTCGTCTGGTGCTTCTGGGGGTCGCGGCTGGCCTGGGTGATGGTGCCCGTTGGCATCTTCCTGCCCGCCTCTCAGGTCTTCGCCATCACCGTCACTGCCAACCACTTCTTCCTGGACGCTGCGGCGGGGGCAGTGGTCTCCCTCATGGGCTTTCCGGTGGCCATCGCCCTCCAGCGCTGGGTCTACCCGCGGCTGGGGGAGGCCGTGAGACGGTTGCCCTGGCCGACCCTGAGGCGGCTGCTGCTGGTGGAGGGTGACCAGCGGGCGCCCTCGGGCCTGGCCAAGTAG
- a CDS encoding COX15/CtaA family protein translates to MKGAVPSRPRAVRSAPLGLPAGLGNIFRLRLWAPLALAATYALLVLGAAVRTEGASLACPDWPLCHGQLLPPLERLVLLEYSHRLLAAVTGLLVLGAAVAGWRERRERPWAARAAWLALPLVLVQAMIGREAVEQEMPLPLRAAHLGMALMTLGTLGAAAVLVLRPAGGARGGRLLLPAAAAAALVLALSLVGSYVSHLPGAALAYSDWPLFEGKVVPGATTGAQVHYAHRLLALTAGAALLWLWLRGRTLGGFPRWASAAALGLYLAQVLVGAANIWLELPTPVRMAHLALAAAIWGLALALAVWAADRRPLEEG, encoded by the coding sequence TTGAAAGGGGCCGTCCCCTCCCGTCCGCGCGCAGTCCGCAGCGCTCCCCTCGGCCTTCCTGCCGGCCTGGGGAACATCTTCCGTCTACGTCTCTGGGCGCCCCTGGCCTTGGCCGCCACCTATGCCCTGCTGGTGTTGGGGGCGGCCGTGCGCACCGAGGGCGCCAGCCTCGCCTGCCCCGATTGGCCCCTCTGTCACGGCCAGCTCCTGCCTCCTCTGGAGAGGCTCGTGCTGCTGGAGTATTCCCATCGCCTGCTGGCGGCGGTGACGGGGCTGCTGGTGCTGGGGGCGGCCGTGGCTGGTTGGCGCGAGCGCAGGGAGCGGCCCTGGGCGGCCCGTGCCGCCTGGCTGGCCCTTCCTCTGGTGCTGGTCCAGGCCATGATCGGACGCGAGGCCGTGGAGCAGGAGATGCCCCTGCCCCTGCGGGCTGCCCATCTGGGCATGGCCCTGATGACCCTGGGCACCCTCGGGGCTGCCGCCGTCCTGGTCCTGCGCCCTGCAGGCGGTGCCCGCGGGGGCCGGCTGTTGCTTCCGGCCGCCGCGGCGGCGGCGCTGGTGCTGGCCCTGAGCCTGGTGGGGTCCTACGTGTCCCATCTGCCGGGGGCGGCCCTGGCCTACTCCGACTGGCCCCTGTTCGAGGGGAAGGTGGTTCCCGGGGCCACCACGGGAGCCCAGGTCCACTACGCCCACCGCCTGCTGGCCCTGACGGCGGGGGCGGCCCTCCTGTGGCTCTGGCTGCGGGGGCGGACGCTGGGGGGCTTCCCTCGCTGGGCATCGGCTGCTGCCCTGGGCCTCTACCTGGCCCAGGTGCTGGTGGGTGCCGCTAACATCTGGTTGGAGCTGCCGACGCCGGTGCGCATGGCCCATCTGGCCCTGGCGGCGGCCATATGGGGGCTGGCGCTGGCGCTGGCCGTCTGGGCCGCCGACCGTCGTCCACTGGAAGAGGGGTAG
- a CDS encoding FAD-dependent oxidoreductase translates to MARERLVVVGGDAAGMSAAANARRRRPAADLAIDVYEQGPHASYAACGIPYYIGGLVPSEQRLIARRVEQFEAEGIGVHLRHQVEGIDPAQRRVLVKPLDGGEARWEPYDHLLLATGSMPVRPQVPGIDARGVFGLNTLESGIAVHRFLEEERPRRAVIVGGGYIGLEMAEALIMRGLQVALVEKEEQVMLTLDADMAAPIARRLEELGVELRLGEALTAFETADGRLRAVVTEKGTISCDMAVLGLGVRPRSELAREAGIPLGVRGAVVVNERMQTEVPGIWAAGDCAQTFHLVSRRPFWVALGTVANKQGRVAGINLGGGYATFPGVVGTAITKVCELEIARTGLQEREIAALGWESVVVRIEAPTRAHYYPDAGRATVKLLAERGSGRLLGGQIVGTDGAGKRIDVVATALHAGLTVEEFLHLDLAYAPPFSPVWDPLLVAARQLAGSL, encoded by the coding sequence GTGGCACGGGAACGGCTGGTGGTGGTGGGCGGCGATGCGGCAGGCATGAGCGCCGCCGCCAATGCCCGGCGGCGGCGTCCGGCCGCCGACCTGGCCATCGACGTCTACGAGCAGGGCCCCCACGCGTCGTATGCCGCCTGCGGCATCCCCTACTACATCGGCGGGCTTGTGCCCTCGGAACAGAGGCTCATCGCCCGGCGGGTCGAGCAGTTCGAGGCCGAGGGCATCGGCGTGCACCTGCGACACCAGGTCGAGGGGATCGACCCCGCCCAGAGGCGGGTGCTGGTGAAGCCCCTGGACGGGGGCGAGGCCCGCTGGGAGCCTTACGACCATCTCCTCCTCGCCACCGGCTCGATGCCCGTCCGACCCCAGGTGCCGGGCATAGACGCGCGCGGCGTCTTCGGCCTCAACACCCTGGAGAGCGGCATCGCCGTCCACCGCTTCTTGGAAGAGGAGCGCCCTCGGCGGGCCGTCATCGTCGGCGGCGGCTACATCGGCCTGGAGATGGCCGAGGCCCTGATAATGCGGGGCCTCCAGGTAGCGCTGGTGGAGAAGGAGGAGCAGGTGATGCTCACTCTGGACGCCGACATGGCGGCGCCCATCGCCCGACGGCTGGAGGAACTGGGGGTGGAGCTGCGCCTGGGTGAGGCCCTGACAGCTTTCGAGACGGCCGACGGGCGGCTGCGGGCGGTGGTCACCGAGAAGGGCACCATCTCCTGCGACATGGCCGTCCTGGGCCTGGGGGTGCGGCCCCGGTCGGAGCTGGCGCGGGAGGCCGGCATCCCCCTGGGTGTGCGCGGGGCCGTCGTCGTCAATGAGCGCATGCAGACAGAGGTGCCCGGCATCTGGGCGGCGGGCGACTGCGCCCAGACCTTCCACCTGGTCTCCCGACGGCCCTTCTGGGTGGCCCTGGGCACAGTGGCCAACAAGCAGGGCCGCGTGGCCGGCATCAACCTCGGGGGCGGCTATGCCACCTTCCCCGGGGTGGTGGGGACGGCCATCACCAAGGTCTGCGAGCTGGAGATAGCCCGCACCGGCCTGCAGGAGCGTGAGATAGCGGCCCTGGGCTGGGAGTCCGTCGTCGTGCGCATCGAGGCCCCGACCCGCGCCCACTACTACCCCGACGCGGGCCGCGCGACGGTGAAGCTGCTGGCCGAACGCGGATCGGGCCGCCTCCTGGGCGGGCAGATAGTGGGCACCGACGGGGCAGGCAAGCGCATAGACGTCGTCGCCACCGCCCTCCACGCTGGCCTCACGGTGGAGGAGTTCCTCCACCTGGACCTGGCCTACGCCCCGCCCTTCTCGCCCGTATGGGATCCCCTGCTGGTGGCGGCGCGCCAGCTGGCGGGCAGCCTGTAA
- a CDS encoding YIP1 family protein yields the protein MRTQAGHSSFGDRIVGAMLLQADTYEEVEADETATWQAGLVVVLGALAAAIGALGGGVGGVVVAIVFALIGWAAYAYVTYLIGTRLLPGERTQADWGQLLRVLGFASAPRFFLVLGVIPVLGIIVSLVVAVWVLVATVVAIRAALDYDSWLRTIAVAFLGWLTLAALQVVASVLAAVVF from the coding sequence ATGAGGACGCAGGCCGGGCATTCCTCATTCGGCGACCGCATCGTGGGGGCCATGCTCCTGCAGGCCGATACCTACGAGGAGGTGGAGGCCGACGAGACCGCCACCTGGCAGGCGGGGCTGGTGGTGGTGCTGGGCGCCCTGGCGGCGGCGATAGGCGCCCTGGGAGGAGGCGTTGGCGGAGTGGTGGTCGCCATCGTCTTCGCCCTCATCGGCTGGGCTGCGTATGCCTACGTCACCTATCTGATAGGCACCCGCCTGCTGCCGGGCGAGCGCACCCAGGCCGACTGGGGCCAGCTCCTGCGAGTTCTGGGCTTCGCCTCGGCGCCCCGCTTCTTCCTGGTCCTGGGCGTCATACCCGTCCTGGGCATCATCGTCAGCCTGGTGGTGGCCGTGTGGGTGCTGGTGGCCACGGTGGTCGCCATCCGGGCCGCCCTGGACTATGACAGCTGGCTCAGGACCATCGCCGTGGCCTTCCTGGGCTGGCTGACGCTGGCCGCGCTGCAGGTGGTGGCCTCGGTGCTGGCGGCCGTCGTCTTCTAG
- a CDS encoding phosphatase PAP2 family protein: MALARRTLLTAQRSWSFVHRYGLWDLVVMGAAFALYYWVRGLVEGRTTEAVSRGMGIAHIERAMGLFWEKELQALVMSSRLLVEAANAVYVYAHFPLIVVVGLWLFFWHRPVYSLYRNAFLISGGIGLVFFTFLPTAPPRLLPWPYGLVDTMAAFSPINYSMQPAGFVNQYAALPSLHFGWNLLLAMAIWSATGNRLLRALAVLMPVAMGTAIVATANHYILDVMLGAGVALLGLLLARTWSLYGRRLLGRWRTGGAAAAR; the protein is encoded by the coding sequence ATGGCGCTGGCCAGGCGGACCCTGCTCACCGCCCAGCGCTCGTGGAGCTTCGTCCACAGGTATGGCCTGTGGGACCTGGTGGTGATGGGCGCCGCCTTCGCCCTGTATTACTGGGTGCGGGGGCTGGTGGAGGGACGCACCACCGAGGCCGTCTCCCGCGGCATGGGCATTGCCCATATAGAGAGGGCCATGGGCCTCTTCTGGGAAAAGGAGCTGCAGGCCTTGGTCATGTCCAGCCGGCTGCTGGTGGAGGCGGCCAACGCCGTCTACGTCTATGCCCATTTTCCGCTCATCGTGGTGGTGGGCCTGTGGCTCTTTTTCTGGCATCGGCCGGTGTACAGCCTCTACCGCAACGCCTTTCTCATCTCGGGAGGCATTGGCCTGGTCTTCTTCACATTCCTGCCCACGGCGCCGCCGCGGCTCCTGCCCTGGCCCTACGGTCTGGTGGACACCATGGCCGCCTTCTCGCCCATCAACTACAGCATGCAGCCGGCCGGCTTCGTCAACCAGTACGCGGCCCTGCCCAGCCTGCACTTCGGCTGGAACCTGCTGCTGGCCATGGCCATCTGGAGCGCCACGGGCAATCGTCTCTTGAGGGCCCTGGCGGTGCTGATGCCCGTGGCCATGGGCACGGCCATCGTGGCCACGGCCAACCACTACATCCTGGACGTGATGCTGGGGGCGGGCGTTGCGCTGCTGGGCCTGCTCCTGGCCCGCACCTGGTCCCTTTACGGGCGGCGCCTCTTGGGCCGCTGGCGCACCGGCGGCGCCGCTGCCGCCCGCTGA